GGTGATCTGGGTCGGATGGAGCCCGGTCGCGGTGGGCGTCGCGGTCGCCCTGTATTTCATCCGGATGTTCGCGATCACGGGCTTCTACCATCGCTATTTTTCGCATCGCTCGTTCAAGACCTCGCGCGCCGCGCAGTTCGTGTTCGCCGTGATGGGCGCGGCGGCGGTGCAGCGCGGGGCGCTATGGTGGGCATCGCATCATCGGCTGCATCATCAGCGCTCCGACGAGCCCGCCGACGTTCATTCGCCGCGTCAGCATGGTTTCATCTGGAGCCACATCGGATGGATCACGTCGGAGTCGAACTTCCGCTCCGAGCTGCGCGTGGTCCGCGACCTCGCGAAATTTCCGGAGCTGATGTTTCTCGATCGCTTCGACGTGCTGGTCCCGGCCATTGTCGGCTTCGCGCTGTTTGGGCTGGGGGCTTTTCTCCGGCGCCACGCGCCGGGGCTGCACACGACCGGCGCGCAAATGCTCATCTGGGGCTTTTTCATTTCGACCGTGGTCCTTGGACACGGCACCTTTACCATCAATTCGCTGGCGCACGTCTTCGGCCGGCGCCGCTACCAGACCGGCGACGACAGCCGCAACAGCTTCGCGCTCGCGATGGTCACGCTTGGCGAGGGATGGCACAACAACCACCATCATTACCCGGCCGCAGCGCGCAACGGTTTTTTCTGGTGGGAAATCGACATCACCTACTACCTGCTCAAGATGCTCGAAGCGGCCGGCATCATCTGGGAGCTGCGCCAGGTGCCCACAGAACTCCTCGATGAGTCCCTGCTCGACGAGGCCCGCATCGCGACAAATCCCTCTGCCGCGCCTGCGGCCCGGTCCCCAGGCGCAGCCCGGATCGAGCCTGCCCTGAGCGAAGCCGAAGGGGCCTCTTAGAACTCAGTCTGGGGACCGGCGGACTGACTCCTGCATCTGCCGGATCATCGCCTGCATCGTCGCGCTGTCGTTGAGCCGCGGAAACGGTTCGTCGGGGATGGGCGCCTCGAGGAAGCGGCACAGCGGCGTCCATCCTTCCCGCACGTCGAACACCAGCAGGCGCGCGGAATCGATCGCATCGCGGACCGCTTGATTGTGCCGCTCGAACACCTCGATCGCGTGAGCCTTGTCCTCGAAGCGGTTGTCGAACGTATCGGCGAGAACTGCCTTGCGCACCATCGCGCTCTGGAGCCGAAAGTTTTCGGGCACGCCGTCGTGCAGTGGCAATTTCATCAGCTGGTAAATGGTATCGTTCACGCTCTTGTACCAGCTTTCCGGATCGCGCACCGACAGCAGCACCTTCGCCTCCGGGTAATGAGCGGCGATTTCGCGCCACCAGCGCGCCCCCGGCCAATCGACCGTCGCGCGGAAGTCGCGGAATATCAGCTCC
The Candidatus Binatus sp. genome window above contains:
- a CDS encoding sulfotransferase family protein encodes the protein MALKVVGAGFGRTGTLSLKSALEKLGFGPCYHMMEVFPRADHAAMWHRLAFGHPMDWELIFRDFRATVDWPGARWWREIAAHYPEAKVLLSVRDPESWYKSVNDTIYQLMKLPLHDGVPENFRLQSAMVRKAVLADTFDNRFEDKAHAIEVFERHNQAVRDAIDSARLLVFDVREGWTPLCRFLEAPIPDEPFPRLNDSATMQAMIRQMQESVRRSPD
- a CDS encoding acyl-CoA desaturase, with translation MTSGTPATSRRFLVAIARWFDTSAGGSPAADLLQKTDWFRCIPYVAVHLMCLGVIWVGWSPVAVGVAVALYFIRMFAITGFYHRYFSHRSFKTSRAAQFVFAVMGAAAVQRGALWWASHHRLHHQRSDEPADVHSPRQHGFIWSHIGWITSESNFRSELRVVRDLAKFPELMFLDRFDVLVPAIVGFALFGLGAFLRRHAPGLHTTGAQMLIWGFFISTVVLGHGTFTINSLAHVFGRRRYQTGDDSRNSFALAMVTLGEGWHNNHHHYPAAARNGFFWWEIDITYYLLKMLEAAGIIWELRQVPTELLDESLLDEARIATNPSAAPAARSPGAARIEPALSEAEGAS